A genomic segment from Spinacia oleracea cultivar Varoflay chromosome 3, BTI_SOV_V1, whole genome shotgun sequence encodes:
- the LOC110800753 gene encoding pentatricopeptide repeat-containing protein At1g31790 encodes MYHNLTTTTSSALHSIRQPVYKTTTIAPPPPQQQPQNQTCNNNTALDVLRLMDGLELAVSPDICVSLVVECTRKGDAIEAAELYAHIKKNARIVSFLKTLSGLCLLNRILLMLVTCGCFDIAHQLFDEMPHRNSISLAIVIAELVDNHLFEQALWLFVKMHRRVIYQDNDMGLQVVVVSFLKSCLHLKKVNLGKMLHGWLLRMGYNRGLIVDTALVEFYGKSGCLWEANHVFFDHIRMVDRRDTVLWTGIIVNNCREKCYKEVIRIFQEMGEAGVRMNEYTFSTVLKACGRISSDKSLGQQVHGNAIKLDLGTHVFVMCTLIDMYGRCGLLKDAKKVFDMMDHRSKRNSAGWNAMVTGLIHHGFYIEALKMLYEMEAAGLQPQKSMIDEGLEHKHIVPNMMRSLLSVFFGPSYGNSSAKKVAEQT; translated from the exons atgtatcataacctaacaacgaCTACTTCCTCTGCTCTTCACTCTATTCGACAACCAGTCTACAAAACCACAACCATCGCACCACCACCGCCGCAACAACAACCGCAGAACCAAACTTGTAATAATAACACAGCCTTAGATGTTCTGCGTTTAATGGATGGCCTAGAACTTGCTGTTTCCCCAGATATATGTGTTTCTCTTGTTGTTGAATGCACTCGAAAGGGCGACGCCATTGAAGCAGCAGAACTGTATGCCCACATCAAGAAAAATGCTAGGATTGTCAGTTTCCTCAAGACCCTTTCTGGGTTGTGTTTGCTAAACAGAATATTATTGATGCTTGTTACTTGCGGTTGTTTTGATATTGCCCACCAACTGTTCGACGAAATGCCTCACAGAAATTCTATTTCTTTGGCTATTGTGATTGCTGAACTTGTTGATAATCATCTCTTTGAGCAAGCTTTGTGGTTATTTGTCAAGATGCACAGACGGGTTATTTATCAGGACAATGATATGGGTTTGCAAGTTGTTGTGGTTAGTTTTCTTAAGTCTTGTTTGCATTTAAAGAAGGTTAATTTGGGTAAGATGCTTCATGGGTGGCTGCTTAGAATGGGTTACAATAGAGGATTAATTGTGGACACTGCCTTAGTTGAATTCTATGGAAAATCGGGATGTTTATGGGAGGCCAATCATGTGTTCTTTGACCATATTCGGATGGTTGATCGTCGTGATACTGTGCTATGGACGGGTATTATTGTAAATAATTGTCGCGAAAAATGCTACAAAGAGGTGATCAGAATATTTCAGGAGATGGGTGAGGCCGGTGTGAGGATGAATGAGTATACATTTTCTACTGTCCTTAAAGCTTGTGGAAGAATAAGTAGTGATAAATCATTGGGGCAACAAGTTCATGGCAATGCTATAAAGCTTGATTTAGGCACTCATGTCTTTGTGATGTGTACTCTGATTGACATGTATGGGAGATGTGGATTGTTGAAAGACGCTAAGAAGGTTTTTGACATGATGGATCATCGTAGCAAAAGAAACAGCGCGGGTTGGAATGCAATGGTTACTGGTTTGATACACCATGGATTTTACATTGAAGCGTTAAAGATGTTGTATGAAATGGAGGCAGCAGGTCTGCAGCCACAAAAATCAATGATTGATGAA GGTTTAGAACATAAGCACATTGTCCCCAACATGATGCGGTCTTTGCTTTCTGTGTTTTTTGGACCAAGCTATGGTAACTCTTCAGCTAAGAAAGTTGCAGAGCAGACATGA
- the LOC110800757 gene encoding cation/H(+) antiporter 15, which produces MAGMTNTSTTIESSPIVCYAPTMITTNGVWQGDNPLDYSLPLFILQLTMVVVITRVLVYVLKPLRQPRVIAEILGGIILGPSVLGRSEKMAQIIFPLRSVMVLETMANIGLLYFLFLVGVEMDLAVIRRTGRKAISIALGGMILPFIIGCTFSLIMQRGDSTHPGTFVLFLGVALAVTAFPVLARVLAELKLINTEIGRIAMSSALVNDICAWVLLALAIALAETSSSSLTSVWVILSSAAFVVVCIFLVRPAIMWMVRRTPEGEPFSDFYICLILTGVMISGFITDAIGTHSVFGAFVFGLIIPNGPLGVTLIEKLEDFVSGLLLPLFFAISGLKTDVRQVGDFKVWRNLMLVIILACSGKVAGTTAVAYFYNMPIREGITLGLLMNTKGLVEMIVLNVGKDQKVIDDASFSIMVISALIMTGLIAPLVTAIYRPARRSVAYKRRTIQKSKPDAELKVLTCIHTPRNVPTIINLLEASHPTRRSPICVYVLHLVELTGRASAMLIVHNTRKSGRPALNRTQAQSDHIINAFENYEQHALTGSVSVQPLTAISPYNSMHEDICHLAQEKRVAFIIIPFHKQQTVDGGMESTNPAFRTINQNLLANAPCSVGILVDRGLSGSTRLAANQVSHNIAVLFFGGPDDREALAYALRMSEHPTITVTVMRFIPGDDASRAATVEPSREPGDPRVLTVITDAEQDKQLDEEYINDFRSKTANSESITYTERIVNNGEETVASIRAIETVHDLYIVGRGQGMISPLTAGLTDWSECPELGAIGDMLASSDFAATSSVLVVQQYVGLGPQHESPATPDSPTAPDLDEQLNAGLHQQRQQPGKGQNAFNL; this is translated from the exons ATGGCGGGAATGACAAATACATCGACTACGATAGAATCAAGCCCTATAGTATGTTATGCACCTACAATGATAACAACAAATGGGGTGTGGCAAGGAGATAATCCCTTGGATTATTCCTTACCACTCTTCATTTTGCAATTAACAATGGTGGTGGTTATTACTCGTGTTCTTGTTTACGTCCTCAAGCCACTCCGTCAACCTCGAGTCATCGCTGAAATCCTT GGTGGTATTATACTTGGACCATCAGTCCTGGGAAGAAGTGAAAAAATGGCACAAATCATATTCCCACTAAGAAGTGTGATGGTGTTAGAAACAATGGCTAACATTGGGCTCCTATATTTCCTGTTTCTAGTTGGGGTTGAGATGGATTTAGCAGTCATAAGGCGAACAGGAAGGAAAGCAATAAGCATTGCACTTGGGGGCATGATCTTACCTTTTATCATAGGATGCACCTTCTCCCTCATAATGCAAAGAGGTGACAGCACCCACCCTGGAACCTTTGTGCTTTTCCTTGGTGTCGCTCTCGCTGTCACCGCCTTCCCTGTACTAGCTCGAGTTCTTGCAGAGCTCAAGCTCATCAATACCGAGATAGGACGAATTGCCATGTCATCAGCACTTGTCAATGATATTTGTGCTTGGGTGCTCTTAGCCTTAGCCATAGCCCTAGCCGAGACCAGCTCTTCGAGTTTGACTTCAGTCTGGGTGATTCTCTCGAGTGCtgcctttgtagtggtgtgtaTCTTCTTGGTTCGACCCGCCATTATGTGGATGGTCCGCCGTACACCTGAGGGTGAACCGTTCAGTGATTTTTACATATGCCTTATACTCACAGGGGTTATGATATCAGGGTTTATTACTGATGCTATAGGAACTCATTCTGTGTTTGGGGCCTTTGTTTTTGGACTTATCATCCCAAATGGACCTTTAGGGGTAACCCTTATCGAAAAGCTTGAAGATTTCGTATCAGGACTtctacttcctctgtttttcgCCATCAGTGGTCTTAAGACTGATGTTCGTCAAGTTGGTGACTTTAAAGTATGGCGTAATCTGATGCTTGTCATCATATTGGCTTGTTCTGGCAAGGTTGCTGGCACTACTGCTGTCGCTTACTTCTACAATATGCCAATCCGTGAAGGAATCACCCTCGGGTTGCTCATGAACACCAAAGGTCTTGTTGAAATGATTGTCCTAAACGTGGGAAAGGACCAAAAG GTAATagatgatgcatcattttcGATCATGGTGATATCAGCATTGATAATGACTGGTCTGATTGCTCCCCTGGTCACCGCTATTTACCGGCCAGCAAGAAGATCTGTAGCATACAAGAGAAGAACCATACAGAAATCAAAACCAGATGCGGAACTCAAAGTATTGACTTGCATTCACACACCAAGGAATGTGCCGACCATAATAAATCTACTGGAAGCCAGCCACCCAACAAGAAGATCCCCAATATGTGTGTACGTGCTACATCTAGTAGAACTAACAGGGCGAGCATCAGCAATGCTCATAGTGCACAATACCAGAAAGTCAGGTCGCCCAGCTCTCAACAGAACACAAGCTCAATCAGATCATATCATCAATGCCTTTGAAAATTATGAGCAGCATGCTCTAACTGGGTCTGTCTCAGTTCAGCCTCTGACAGCCATTTCTCCCTATAACTCAATGCATGAAGATATTTGTCATTTAGCACAGGAAAAACGAGTGGCCTTTATCATCATCCCCTTCCATAAGCAACAAACTGTAGATGGTGGTATGGAATCAACTAATCCAGCTTTCAGAACTATAAACCAGAATTTATTAGCCAATGCACCTTGCTCGGTTGGGATCCTTGTTGATAGAGGGCTAAGTGGGTCGACCCGTTTGGCTGCAAACCAGGTTTCACACAACATAGCAGTGCTCTTCTTTGGTGGGCCTGATGATAGGGAGGCACTTGCATATGCATTGAGGATGTCAGAACATCCAACCATCACTGTAACTGTAATGCGATTCATACCAGGTGATGATGCTTCTAGAGCAGCAACCGTGGAGCCAAGTCGTGAGCCTGGGGACCCGCGAGTGCTGACTGTGATAACTGATGCTGAACAAGACAAGCAACTGGATGAAGAATATATCAATGACTTCAGATCGAAGACAGCCAACAGCGAATCAATCACATACACGGAGAGAATTGTAAACAATGGGGAAGAAACAGTGGCTTCAATAAGAGCAATAGAAACTGTTCATGATCTATACATAGTGGGAAGAGGACAAGGCATGATATCACCGCTTACAGCCGGTCTAACAGATTGGAGTGAATGTCCTGAACTTGGAGCAATTGGGGACATGTTAGCATCATCAGATTTTGCAGCAACAAGCTCTGTTCTAGTGGTGCAACAATATGTTGGTTTAGGGCCACAACATGAGTCTCCAGCAACTCCAGACAGCCCCACTGCTCCAGATCTTGATGAGCAATTAAACGCAGGATTACACCAGCAAAGACAACAACCAGGAAAGGGCCAGAATGCCTTCAATCTCTAA
- the LOC110800751 gene encoding 2-oxoisovalerate dehydrogenase subunit alpha 1, mitochondrial, with protein sequence MASSLTRSRSLIQKLRSKLSVLHQLNYYANSSRNFLVNLTFSPQIIKNKNTFFVSRNFESTIAQNQLDFVSADNDNQDLDFPGGKVGITSQMRFISETNGSRVECYRALDDDGQLLKESKQVDEELAVKMYEYMVTLQEMDTIFFEAQRQGRISFYLTTMGEEAINIASAAALSIDDLIFPQYREPGLLLWRGFTLQDFANQCFGNKADNGKGRQMPIHYGSNKLNYITVSSTVATQLLHAVGAAYSLKMDNKNACTITFFGDGGTSTGDFHAALNFAAVLEAPVIFFCRNNGWAISTPVSDQLRGDGVVVRGQAYGIRSIRVDGNDALAIFNAVREARRMAVIEKRPILIEALTYRAGHHSTSDDSTKYRLVEEIERWSKTRGPVLRFKKWIDGNGWWNDKRDSELRSSVRKQLIHAIQVAENLEKPPVSELFSDVYDVLPPNLHEQERSLTETIIKHRKDYPTNVPVQSIT encoded by the exons ATGGCATCGTCATTAACAAGATCAAGATCACTAATCCAAAAATTAAGATCAAAATTAAGTGTGCTTCATCAACTTAATTATTATGCCAATTCTTCAAGGAATTTTCTTGTTAATCTAACTTTTTCACCACAAattatcaaaaacaaaaacacattCTTTGTTTCTCGGAATTTTGAATCTACCATAGCCCAGAATCAACTGGATTTTGTTTCTGCTGATAATGATAATCAG GACTTAGATTTTCCTGGTGGTAAAGTTGGAATTACCTCTCAAATGAGGTTCATTTCTGAAACTAATGGTAGCAGGGTTGAATGCTATAGGGCCCTTGATGATGATGGTCAGCTTTTGAAAGAGTCAAAACAG GTCGATGAGGAACTTGCTGTCAAGATGTACGAATATATGGTGACCTTACAAGAAATGGATACAATATTCTTTGAAGCACAAAGGCAAGGGAGAATCTCATTCTATCTCACTACTATGGGAGAAGAAGCCATTAACATCGCTTCAGCAGCCGCTCTCAGCATAGATGATCTTATATTCCCTCAG TATCGGGAGCCAGGTCTTCTATTATGGCGAGGTTTCACCCTGCAAGATTTTGCAAACCAATGCTTCGGAAACAAGGCTGATAATGGAAAGGGCAGGCAGATGCCTATACACTATGGTTCTAACAAGCTCAATTACATTACAGTATCCTCAACTGTCGC TACACAACTTCTCCATGCAGTTGGCGCTGCATATTCCTTGAAAATGGACAACAAAAATGCTTGTACAATCACTTTTTTCGGAGATGGTGGCACCAGCACA GGAGATTTCCATGCTGCTTTAAACTTTGCAGCAGTCCTAGAGGCCCCGGTCATATTTTTCTGCCGCAACAACGGTTGGGCAATTAGCACCCCAGTGTCTGACCAACTAAGAG GTGATGGGGTGGTTGTCCGAGGGCAAGCTTATGGCATTCGAAGCATCCGAGTTGATGGCAATGATGCCCTTGCCATTTTCAATGCTGTACGAGAAGCACGGAGAATGGCTGTTATTGAAAAAAGACCTATCTTGATTGAG GCGCTAACATATAGAGCAGGTCACCACTCTACTTCAGACGATTCTACAAAGTACCGTCTAGTTGAGGAAATCGAACGATGGAGTAAAACACGAGGCCCAGTATTGAGATTCAAAAAATGGATCGATGGCAACGGGTGGTGGAACGATAAGAGAGATTCAGAGTTGCGAAGCAGTGTCCGGAAACAG CTCATTCATGCAATTCAAGTTGCAGAGAACCTTGAGAAACCACCAGTATCTGAGCTTTTCTCTGATGTATATGATGTCCTCCCTCCAAATCTCCACGAACAAGAAAGATCATTAACCGAGACCATTATAAAACACCGGAAAGATTACCCAACAAATGTCCCTGTACAGTCGATCACTTGA
- the LOC110800752 gene encoding SAL1 phosphatase, producing MYIGLSSLRTRTHFVFPTLFPKPKSSIFSLLTSSTSSSMSYHKELAAAKKAASLAARLCQKVQKSLLQSDVQSKLDKSPVTVADYGSQAVVSFVLEQELSGDPFSMVAEEDSGDLRNDGAQDTLERIRVLVNDTIASENAYSVSPLSAEAVLAAIDNGRSEGGPVGQHWVLDPIDGTKGFVRGDQYAIALALLDQGRVVLGVLACPNLPLAPLGVQNSASQTGCLFSAVIGEGTFMESLDGSSPVKVNVNPTGNPEEASFFESYEAAHSSHDLSSSIANKLGVKAPPVRIDSQAKYGALSRGDGAIYLRFPHAGYREKIWDHAAGSIVVTEAGGIVSDAAGNPLDFSKGKYLDLYKGIVASNQKLMPSLLKAIQDSIDEKAASL from the exons ATGTATATAGGCCTAAGCAGCTTAAGAACTAGAACCCACTTTGTTTTTCCCACTCTCTTTCCTAAACCCAAATcctctattttctctctcctcacttcttctacttcttcttcaaTGTCGTACCACAAGGAGCTTGCTGCTGCCAAGAAGGCTGCCAGTCTCGCTGCCCGCCTTTGCCAG AAAGTACAAAAATCATTGTTGCAATCTGATGTTCAATCAAAACTGGATAAGAGCCCTGTTACTGTTGCGGATTATG GTTCACAAGCTGTTGTTAGTTTTGTTCTTGAACAAGAACTTTCAGGAGACCCATTTTCCATGGTGGCTGAGGAG GACTCTGGAGATCTGAGGAACGACGGCGCACAAGATACTTTAGAGCGTATCAGAGTGCTTGTAAATGATACTATTGCCAGTGAGAATGCATACAGTGTTTCACCTTTGTCGGCTGAAGCTGTGCTTGCTGCTATCGATAATGGCAGGTCTGAAGGTGGTCCTGTAGGTCAACACTGGGTTCTGGATCCAATTGATGGTACTAAAGG GTTTGTAAGGGGGGATCAATATGCAATAGCATTAGCATTGCTGGATCAAGGAAGAGTAGTCCTTGGAGTCTTGGCTTGCCCAAATCTTCCTCTAGCACCTCTTGGCGTGCAAAACTCTGCCAGTCAAACTGGCTGTCTTTTCTCAGCTGTCATCGGTGAAGGAACTTTTATGGAGTCACTTGATGGTTCTTCCCCAGTCAAG GTCAATGTAAACCCAACAGGAAATCCTGAAGAAGCATCATTCTTTGAATCATATGAAGCAGCTCACTCTTCCCATGACCTAAGTAGCTCCATAGCAAAT AAGCTTGGTGTCAAAGCGCCTCCAGTTAGGATTGATAGCCAAGCAAAGTATGGTGCTTTGAGCAGAGGTGATGGAGCTATATATTTGCGATTCCCACATGCAGGTTATCGCGAAAAAATATGGGACCATGCTGCCGGATCTATTGTCGTTACAG AGGCTGGAGGTATCGTTTCAGATGCTGCAGGGAACCCATTAGATTTCTCCAAAGGAAAGTATCTTGACTTGTACAAGGGTATAGTAGCTAGCAACCAGAAGCTAATGCCATCCCTTCTGAAGGCAATTCAAGATTCCATTGATGAGAAGGCTGCATCCTTGTAG
- the LOC130469262 gene encoding uncharacterized protein yields MAVDTILHSLHSGYDQFKLNYSMNSLDKTLTELHGMLKTAEKTLKSDKQDVLMVRGGKFKKSGKKRNAKKGGKKASPAKQAGDTKFEKKKVSQPTFESECFYCKKKGHWKRNCFKLKEDKKNGTVVPSSGTKKK; encoded by the exons atggctgtagacaccatcctccattctcttcatagcgggtatgatcagttcaagctgaactacagtatgaatagtctggacaaaacgctcaccgagcttcacggtatgctgaaaaccgctgaaaagacgctcaaaagtgataagcaagatgtgcttatggtgcgtgggggcaagttcaagaaatctggtaagaagaggaatgctaagaaaggtggcaagaaggccagcccagcTAAGCAAGCTGGCGACACCAAgtttgaaaagaagaaggtgagccaacccacttttgaatctgaatgcttctactgcaagaagaaggggcattggaagagaaaTTGCTTTAAGCTTAAGGAAGATaaaaagaacggaacagtcgttccatcttcag ggactaagaagaagtag